The following are encoded in a window of bacterium genomic DNA:
- the rpoC gene encoding DNA-directed RNA polymerase subunit beta' yields the protein MKRTKDTLPQDFDAIEMRLASPDRIQEWSYGEITKPETINYRTQRPEKNGLFDERVFGPEKDYECYCGKYRGIRFRGIVCEKCGVEITRAIVRRERMGHIDLATPVAHIWFLRGIPSRIALLLGLSAAEVEKVVYFAGYIVTSVDEAERSRLLKDLDQEFQMKQKSATADEKTRLKDLATKAKKDIEGIREGSVLDEAAYHLFAVKYGAMFRAAIGPEALYNILKKVNLDEFIVRLKEDFENAGAAEKDKFRKRLALAQAMKRADVRPEWMFLTRLPVVPPALRPMVALEGGRHASSDLNDLYRRVINRNNRLKRLQAIHAPDVILRNEKRILQEAVDALLDNSMRRGAGVLGILGGRRRALKSLADYLKGKHGYLRQNLLGKRVDYSGRSVIVVGPDLALDECGLPKHMVLELFRPFVIQGLLAREHAYNIRGAGRLIEDEAPEVWPILEDAIKGKYVLLNRAPTLHRQSIQAFRPVLIEGNAIQVHPLVCPAYNADFDGDAMAIHVPLSEEAQMEAANIMSANKNVLKPGSGDVVVASKLLDIVLGCYWMTRIMDGSKGEGSAYPSPNAAITAHDFGAIDLRAKIRVLPTESPKYAMFEGKPFETSVGRLLFNSVLPKDFPYFNDEITNKKMGALVHTLVNHYSLDGIPMILDKIKAFGFKYATYAGITWSISDVHVPEIKDELIDAAKKAVVQERENYENGLLTDEERRRATIEIWGKTSGELRKHVLEVLDPTGPVHNMITSGARGSAVQLHQMAGMKGLITNPRGEVIEFPIVSSLKEGLTPIEYFTSTHGARKGLADTALNTARAGYLTRRLFDVAHDVVVLEHDCGTKEGVLIPRPSKEQLGGSFADRLHGRVLAETVEATGVTFKRNALLSRDDAKAIEESDAAQATVRSPITCRVARGVCQLCYGVDLANGDLVDIGEAVGVIAAQAIGEPGTQLTMRTFHTGGVATAGGDITMGLPRVEEVFETRMPKAPAALARVSGMITDIQKDGQETILIITPDSGKSVKRDTEYHIPAARTLTVKAGDHVEKGDFMTDGSADLDELFLLAGKERAQEYVISEITRIYELQGVSTSRKHLEIIVKQMFSRISVISAGDTGISAGEIVADFEFERINNVMKEEGKEPAKGKQLLLGITEVSLTRASFLSAISFQNTPRKLAEAAVSGAVDRLVGLKENVIIGRLIPAGTGFRGSKKNTMVTDLQNELDAQEAAMTPVATETEQSNA from the coding sequence ATGAAGCGCACGAAGGACACCCTCCCGCAGGACTTCGACGCAATCGAGATGCGCCTCGCATCGCCGGACCGCATCCAGGAATGGTCGTACGGTGAGATCACCAAGCCGGAGACCATCAACTACCGTACGCAGCGTCCGGAGAAGAACGGTCTCTTCGATGAGCGTGTCTTCGGTCCTGAGAAGGACTACGAGTGTTACTGCGGCAAGTATCGCGGTATCCGCTTCCGCGGCATCGTCTGCGAGAAGTGTGGCGTCGAGATCACCCGCGCGATCGTACGCCGTGAGCGCATGGGTCACATCGACCTCGCGACGCCGGTCGCACACATCTGGTTCCTCCGCGGTATCCCGTCCCGCATCGCGCTTCTCCTGGGTCTCAGCGCAGCTGAAGTCGAGAAGGTCGTCTACTTCGCGGGCTACATCGTCACCTCGGTAGACGAAGCAGAACGCTCTCGTCTCCTCAAGGATCTCGACCAGGAGTTCCAGATGAAGCAGAAGTCCGCGACGGCAGATGAGAAGACCCGTCTCAAGGATCTCGCGACGAAGGCGAAGAAGGATATCGAAGGCATCCGTGAGGGCTCGGTCCTCGACGAAGCCGCATACCACCTCTTTGCCGTGAAGTACGGCGCGATGTTCCGCGCAGCGATCGGTCCTGAGGCGCTCTACAACATCCTCAAGAAGGTGAATCTCGATGAGTTCATCGTCCGCTTGAAGGAAGACTTCGAGAACGCTGGTGCAGCGGAGAAGGATAAGTTCCGCAAGCGCTTGGCGCTCGCACAGGCGATGAAGCGTGCTGATGTCCGCCCCGAATGGATGTTCCTCACGCGCCTCCCGGTCGTCCCGCCGGCACTCCGCCCGATGGTCGCCCTCGAAGGCGGTCGTCATGCATCGTCGGATCTCAACGACCTCTACCGCCGTGTCATCAACCGTAACAACCGCTTGAAGCGCCTCCAGGCTATTCACGCACCGGATGTCATCCTCCGCAATGAGAAGCGCATCCTTCAGGAAGCAGTCGACGCACTCCTCGATAACTCGATGCGTCGTGGTGCAGGTGTCCTCGGCATCCTCGGCGGCCGCCGCCGCGCGCTCAAGTCGCTTGCTGATTACCTTAAAGGTAAGCACGGCTATCTCCGTCAGAACCTTCTCGGTAAGCGCGTCGACTACTCGGGCCGCTCGGTCATCGTCGTCGGTCCGGACTTGGCACTCGACGAGTGTGGACTTCCGAAGCACATGGTCTTGGAACTCTTCCGTCCGTTCGTCATCCAGGGTCTTCTTGCACGCGAACACGCATACAACATCCGCGGCGCAGGTCGTCTCATCGAAGATGAGGCTCCTGAAGTCTGGCCGATCCTCGAAGACGCAATCAAGGGCAAGTACGTACTCCTCAACCGTGCACCGACGCTTCACCGCCAGTCGATCCAGGCATTCCGCCCGGTCCTCATCGAAGGTAATGCGATCCAGGTCCACCCGCTCGTCTGTCCGGCGTATAACGCAGACTTCGACGGCGACGCGATGGCGATCCACGTCCCGCTCTCCGAAGAAGCTCAGATGGAAGCGGCGAACATCATGTCCGCAAACAAGAACGTCCTTAAGCCTGGTTCCGGTGACGTCGTCGTCGCGTCCAAGCTTCTCGATATCGTCCTTGGCTGCTACTGGATGACCCGCATCATGGACGGCTCGAAGGGTGAGGGAAGCGCATATCCGTCTCCGAACGCCGCCATCACGGCACACGATTTCGGTGCGATCGATCTGCGCGCGAAGATCCGTGTCCTCCCGACGGAAAGCCCGAAGTACGCGATGTTCGAAGGCAAGCCGTTCGAGACTTCGGTCGGCCGCCTCCTCTTCAACTCCGTCCTTCCGAAGGACTTCCCGTACTTCAATGATGAGATCACGAACAAGAAGATGGGTGCGCTCGTGCATACCCTCGTGAACCACTACTCGCTCGATGGCATCCCGATGATCCTCGACAAGATCAAGGCATTCGGATTCAAGTACGCTACCTACGCAGGTATCACCTGGTCTATCTCCGACGTCCACGTTCCGGAGATCAAGGATGAGCTCATCGATGCCGCGAAGAAGGCGGTCGTGCAGGAGCGTGAAAACTACGAGAACGGTCTTCTTACCGATGAGGAGCGCCGTCGCGCGACCATCGAGATCTGGGGCAAGACTTCCGGCGAGCTTCGTAAGCACGTCCTCGAGGTTCTCGACCCGACGGGACCGGTCCACAACATGATCACCTCCGGCGCTCGTGGTTCTGCGGTGCAGCTCCACCAGATGGCAGGCATGAAGGGTCTCATCACCAACCCGCGTGGAGAGGTCATCGAATTCCCGATCGTCTCATCCCTCAAGGAAGGTTTGACCCCGATCGAGTACTTCACTTCAACCCACGGTGCACGTAAGGGTCTCGCCGACACCGCGCTCAACACGGCACGCGCAGGGTATCTCACCCGCCGTCTCTTCGATGTCGCGCACGACGTCGTCGTCCTCGAACACGACTGTGGCACCAAGGAAGGCGTCCTTATCCCGCGCCCAAGCAAGGAGCAGCTCGGCGGTTCGTTCGCTGATCGTCTCCACGGCCGCGTCCTCGCGGAAACCGTCGAGGCAACCGGTGTTACGTTCAAGCGCAACGCACTCCTCTCTCGCGATGATGCGAAGGCAATCGAGGAATCGGATGCAGCGCAGGCTACCGTCCGTTCCCCGATCACCTGCCGTGTTGCTCGCGGCGTCTGTCAGCTCTGCTACGGCGTCGACCTCGCCAACGGCGATCTCGTCGATATCGGTGAAGCAGTCGGTGTCATCGCCGCACAGGCTATCGGTGAACCGGGTACCCAGCTCACGATGCGTACGTTCCACACCGGAGGCGTCGCAACCGCAGGCGGCGACATCACCATGGGTCTTCCACGCGTCGAAGAAGTATTCGAGACCCGCATGCCGAAGGCTCCCGCAGCTCTCGCTCGCGTCTCGGGTATGATCACCGACATCCAGAAGGACGGTCAGGAGACCATCCTCATCATCACGCCGGATAGCGGCAAGTCGGTGAAGCGTGATACCGAGTACCACATTCCGGCAGCTCGTACGCTCACGGTAAAGGCAGGTGATCACGTTGAGAAGGGTGACTTCATGACGGACGGCTCCGCCGACCTTGATGAGCTCTTCCTCCTCGCCGGCAAGGAGCGCGCGCAGGAGTACGTCATCTCTGAGATCACTCGTATCTACGAGCTCCAGGGTGTCTCGACCTCCCGCAAGCACCTCGAGATCATCGTCAAGCAGATGTTCTCTCGTATCTCCGTCATCTCGGCAGGGGACACGGGCATCTCTGCGGGCGAGATCGTCGCAGACTTCGAATTCGAACGCATCAACAACGTCATGAAGGAGGAAGGCAAGGAACCGGCGAAGGGCAAGCAGCTCCTCCTCGGTATCACCGAAGTCTCGCTCACGCGTGCTTCGTTCCTCTCCGCGATCTCATTCCAGAACACGCCACGCAAGCTCGCTGAAGCTGCGGTTTCCGGTGCCGTCGATCGCCTCGTCGGTCTCAAGGAAAACGTCATCATCGGTCGCTTGATCCCGGCAGGTACTGGTTTCCGTGGTTCCAAGAAGAACACCATGGTCACCGATCTCCAGAACGAGCTCGATGCGCAGGAAGCTGCAATGACTCCGGTTGCGACGGAGACAGAGCAGTCGAACGCGTAA
- the dnaG gene encoding DNA primase has translation MSDTVQQIKDRLSIVDVVSQYTKLERAGMNLRSRCPFHAEKTPSFIVSPDRGTYHCFGCGVGGDMFNFVQQIEGVDFKGALKMLADKAGVELVYSKGEEKDEKDRLFEAMEAATIFYQSRLTDDAKKYLKDRGVEEETARAFRVGWAGDGWTELSDHLKGKKFTEKELIDAGLAKKGDKGLSDKFRNRIMFPIADTAGRVVAFSGRTFGPNAHPDAPKYLNSPETPLYHKSRILYGFDRAKQIIRKHGFAVLVEGQMDLIMSHQAGFANAVAVSGTAFTVEHAALIKRMSENLVIALDADEAGFKAAARSARASLQQGMNVKVAQLPDGSDPADLILKEGPDAWRERIRDAKDIITFLLDVLEKRAKDKDAFRRTVEAAVLPFLADVQSPIAKEQYQKEIAERLGVSSTAVASATKLVKQEPAPVVKKEDVRPADAPHRIKQAYGLLLWQESMKVPAIDTEKYAKDLEEAIGTEDMSELRRMSLGDKDALIFFVEQLHGKNGNLKRDIQTLLNILCRERLQRDLAANTEAMKAAEGAGDEALIDELAQKSRLLTTQIAKIAKEG, from the coding sequence ATGAGCGATACCGTTCAACAAATCAAAGATAGGCTGTCCATCGTTGACGTGGTCTCGCAGTACACGAAACTGGAGCGCGCAGGCATGAATCTGCGCTCGCGCTGCCCCTTCCATGCGGAGAAGACGCCGTCATTCATCGTCTCACCGGACCGTGGCACGTATCACTGCTTCGGTTGCGGCGTGGGCGGGGACATGTTCAATTTCGTGCAGCAGATCGAAGGAGTGGACTTCAAAGGGGCGTTGAAGATGCTTGCGGATAAGGCGGGCGTGGAACTCGTCTACTCGAAAGGCGAGGAGAAAGATGAGAAGGACCGGCTCTTTGAAGCGATGGAGGCGGCGACGATCTTCTACCAGTCGCGCCTTACGGACGACGCGAAGAAATATCTCAAGGACCGCGGCGTAGAGGAGGAGACGGCGCGCGCCTTCCGTGTGGGGTGGGCGGGGGACGGCTGGACGGAATTGAGCGATCACTTGAAGGGGAAGAAGTTCACCGAGAAAGAGCTCATCGATGCGGGGCTCGCGAAGAAGGGCGATAAGGGTTTGAGCGATAAGTTCCGTAACCGCATCATGTTCCCGATCGCGGATACCGCAGGGCGTGTGGTCGCGTTCTCAGGCCGCACATTCGGTCCGAATGCGCATCCGGATGCGCCGAAGTATCTCAACTCTCCGGAGACGCCGCTCTACCACAAATCACGCATCCTCTACGGCTTCGATCGGGCGAAGCAGATCATCCGCAAGCACGGCTTCGCGGTCCTCGTGGAAGGGCAGATGGATCTCATCATGAGCCATCAGGCGGGATTCGCGAATGCGGTCGCGGTTTCCGGCACTGCCTTCACGGTGGAGCATGCCGCGCTCATCAAGCGCATGAGCGAGAATCTCGTCATCGCGCTCGATGCCGACGAGGCAGGGTTCAAGGCGGCAGCGCGCTCGGCACGTGCATCTCTGCAGCAGGGCATGAATGTGAAAGTCGCCCAACTGCCGGATGGCTCCGATCCGGCCGATCTCATTCTGAAAGAAGGACCGGACGCGTGGCGAGAGCGCATCCGCGATGCGAAGGACATCATCACGTTCCTCTTGGATGTTTTGGAAAAGCGCGCGAAGGATAAGGACGCTTTCCGTCGCACCGTGGAGGCGGCGGTCTTGCCGTTCCTCGCCGATGTGCAGAGTCCTATCGCCAAAGAGCAGTACCAGAAAGAGATCGCGGAGCGCTTGGGTGTTTCCTCGACCGCAGTTGCCTCGGCAACGAAGCTCGTGAAGCAGGAACCGGCGCCGGTTGTAAAGAAAGAAGACGTGCGCCCGGCGGATGCGCCGCATCGCATCAAGCAGGCGTATGGGCTTCTCTTGTGGCAGGAGTCGATGAAGGTGCCCGCGATCGATACGGAGAAGTACGCAAAGGATCTTGAAGAGGCGATCGGTACAGAGGATATGTCGGAGCTTCGCCGCATGTCGCTCGGCGACAAGGACGCACTTATTTTCTTCGTGGAGCAGCTCCACGGGAAGAACGGCAACTTGAAGCGGGACATCCAGACTTTGTTGAACATCCTTTGTCGCGAGAGATTGCAGCGTGATCTTGCCGCGAACACCGAGGCCATGAAAGCGGCGGAGGGTGCCGGCGACGAGGCGCTCATCGATGAGCTCGCACAGAAGTCACGCCTCCTCACCACCCAGATTGCTAAAATAGCTAAAGAAGGGTAG
- a CDS encoding sigma-70 family RNA polymerase sigma factor, which translates to MAKKKTTKSAKAKKAKAAPKKKVAAVVRKKNPNAKAPRVVEKLPSKKVVKVKPALKGTAKYKEEARVNALIVLGKERGYITYDEILREFPQIEDNVVLLEEMYEKFGTAGIDVLEGGNMLEDTSAQDILEKKKLQNRRSDSSYDSVQMYLREIGQYPLLNAHMERELAQRILDGDDEARSILARSNLRLVVSIAKKYVNRSPDLTLLDLIQEGNLGLFKAVDKFDYTKGFKFSTYATWWIRQAITRALADQSRTIRIPVHMVETIAKYKQKVRELSQHLGRDPLPEEIAAEMGIEVEKIYTIQKINQDTVSLESPVGEDDDERSTLGSFIADETISSPDMDASRRILSEQMGAILDELSPKERKILEMRNGLTEDGICYTLEEVGREFGVTRERIRQIEAKALERIRFHERAKQLKSY; encoded by the coding sequence ATGGCCAAGAAGAAAACCACGAAATCCGCAAAAGCCAAGAAAGCTAAGGCAGCACCTAAGAAGAAGGTGGCGGCTGTCGTGCGCAAGAAGAATCCGAATGCCAAGGCACCCCGCGTCGTCGAGAAGCTTCCGTCCAAGAAAGTGGTGAAGGTGAAGCCGGCGCTGAAGGGTACGGCGAAGTACAAGGAGGAGGCACGCGTGAATGCGCTTATCGTCCTCGGTAAGGAGCGTGGTTACATCACCTACGATGAGATCCTCCGCGAGTTCCCGCAGATCGAAGACAATGTCGTGCTTCTCGAAGAGATGTACGAGAAATTCGGTACCGCCGGTATCGATGTCTTGGAAGGCGGCAACATGCTCGAGGATACGTCCGCACAGGATATCCTTGAGAAGAAGAAGCTCCAGAACCGCCGCTCCGATTCTTCATACGACAGCGTGCAGATGTACCTGCGCGAGATCGGTCAGTATCCGCTTCTCAACGCGCACATGGAGCGCGAGCTTGCGCAGCGCATCCTCGACGGCGACGATGAGGCGCGCTCGATCCTTGCCCGCTCCAACCTCCGTCTCGTCGTCTCCATCGCGAAGAAGTACGTGAACCGCTCGCCGGACCTCACGCTTCTCGATCTCATTCAGGAAGGTAACCTCGGCCTCTTCAAGGCCGTCGATAAGTTCGACTACACCAAGGGCTTCAAGTTCTCCACCTATGCGACGTGGTGGATCCGCCAGGCGATCACTCGTGCACTCGCAGATCAAAGCCGCACCATCCGTATTCCGGTCCACATGGTGGAAACCATCGCGAAGTACAAGCAGAAGGTGCGCGAGCTCTCGCAACACCTCGGCCGTGATCCGCTTCCGGAAGAAATCGCCGCGGAGATGGGTATCGAAGTGGAGAAGATCTACACCATCCAGAAGATCAATCAGGACACCGTCTCCCTCGAATCGCCGGTAGGTGAGGACGACGACGAGCGCTCGACTCTCGGCTCATTCATCGCCGACGAGACCATCTCCAGCCCTGATATGGACGCTTCCCGCCGTATCCTCAGCGAGCAGATGGGCGCTATCCTCGACGAACTTTCTCCAAAGGAACGCAAGATCCTCGAGATGCGCAACGGCCTTACGGAAGACGGCATCTGCTACACCCTCGAAGAGGTGGGTCGTGAATTCGGCGTCACCCGCGAACGCATCCGCCAGATCGAGGCCAAAGCCCTCGAACGCATCCGCTTCCACGAGCGCGCTAAACAATTGAAGAGTTACTAA
- a CDS encoding DUF1905 domain-containing protein — protein MKSFEVKGKVWRYEGQGAWHFVYVPKDLSQRIKDAARNKKVGFHFVRVKATIGKTSWQTTLFPTKDGPYLLAIKADVRHKENIAEGENVNVKCNLM, from the coding sequence ATGAAATCGTTCGAGGTTAAGGGTAAAGTCTGGCGCTATGAGGGCCAAGGCGCCTGGCACTTCGTATACGTCCCGAAAGACCTCTCCCAGCGCATCAAGGATGCAGCACGCAATAAGAAGGTCGGCTTCCACTTCGTCCGCGTGAAGGCAACCATCGGCAAAACCAGCTGGCAGACTACCCTTTTCCCCACAAAAGACGGCCCCTACCTCCTCGCCATCAAAGCCGACGTCCGGCATAAAGAAAACATCGCCGAAGGCGAGAACGTTAACGTTAAGTGCAATTTGATGTAA
- a CDS encoding PD-(D/E)XK nuclease family protein — MDELERIKAEDLPIAHWSHSSLMSFLRNPLAWYKRYVEKVYDMPSSPSAVVGRAAHVAMQHFYGGIDKEGAMELGLEDLRKVADFEINFGKARSKLAKKQVRAKMERQYKQAVGFYLAKPPKHKVVGVEEVSTARLEGLPIPIKAISDLVVESRVEKDALDIVDHKFVDSFSSNKEYKTLFVIQAIFNYYTVSQKYGRPVRRFIVYECKKTQNVDGSPQLKKYVIDFKDCAEHFLVFHRLLRDATLEIARRRIYLPNPSDMFEGENSFDIYRLGLTEDEE; from the coding sequence ATGGACGAACTGGAGCGCATCAAGGCAGAGGATCTCCCGATAGCTCATTGGAGCCATTCCTCGCTCATGTCGTTCCTCCGGAACCCGTTGGCGTGGTACAAGCGCTACGTCGAGAAGGTCTACGACATGCCGTCGTCTCCCTCGGCCGTGGTGGGGCGTGCCGCACATGTGGCCATGCAGCACTTCTATGGCGGTATCGACAAGGAAGGGGCGATGGAGCTTGGACTCGAGGATCTGCGCAAAGTAGCGGATTTCGAGATCAATTTCGGCAAGGCTAGAAGCAAGCTCGCGAAGAAGCAGGTGCGAGCGAAGATGGAGCGGCAATACAAACAGGCGGTCGGGTTCTACCTCGCCAAGCCACCGAAGCACAAGGTGGTGGGTGTCGAGGAGGTCTCAACCGCACGTCTCGAAGGCCTCCCGATCCCGATCAAAGCCATCTCCGATCTCGTTGTCGAATCGCGCGTCGAAAAGGATGCGCTGGATATCGTCGATCACAAGTTCGTCGATTCGTTCAGCTCCAACAAGGAGTACAAGACGCTCTTCGTCATCCAAGCGATCTTCAACTACTACACGGTCTCACAGAAGTACGGACGCCCGGTGCGGCGATTCATCGTCTACGAGTGCAAGAAGACCCAGAACGTGGATGGTTCGCCACAGCTGAAGAAGTACGTGATCGACTTCAAGGATTGTGCCGAGCACTTCCTCGTCTTCCATCGCTTGCTGCGCGATGCGACGCTCGAGATCGCCCGCCGCCGCATCTATCTGCCGAATCCGTCGGACATGTTCGAGGGAGAAAACTCCTTCGACATCTACCGACTCGGACTCACGGAAGACGAGGAATAA
- a CDS encoding thioredoxin domain-containing protein codes for MDTIQKFAIPFSIIIAGAMIAISLYVVNSSKAASTGGTPTVAEEIRGVQDNDHIRGNPNADIVIVEYSDTECPFCKQFHETMKRVMEEYGADGKVAWVYRHFPIPSLHPKAPKEAEALECAAEQGGNEVFWKYADKVYETTESNNALDIGVYNTPDDIPVGQDGKPWYTEKTPRSTSDAGQLSDFAKELGLDVAKFEDCMKSGKHAARIETDVNEVVAAGGGGTPHSIMIVDGEQVPIEGAQPYDVVKGLIDSML; via the coding sequence ATGGACACTATCCAGAAATTCGCGATCCCCTTCTCGATCATCATCGCGGGAGCCATGATCGCGATATCCCTTTACGTCGTTAATTCCAGTAAAGCTGCTTCCACCGGCGGAACCCCGACGGTCGCTGAAGAGATCCGCGGCGTACAGGACAACGATCACATCCGCGGCAATCCGAACGCTGATATCGTCATCGTCGAGTACTCGGACACCGAGTGCCCGTTCTGTAAGCAGTTCCACGAGACGATGAAGCGCGTCATGGAGGAATACGGTGCTGATGGCAAAGTCGCGTGGGTCTATCGCCACTTCCCGATCCCGAGCCTCCATCCGAAGGCACCGAAGGAAGCCGAAGCGCTCGAGTGCGCAGCAGAACAAGGCGGCAATGAAGTGTTCTGGAAGTACGCCGACAAGGTCTACGAGACGACCGAATCCAACAACGCGCTTGATATCGGTGTCTACAACACGCCGGATGACATCCCGGTCGGTCAGGACGGCAAGCCGTGGTATACCGAAAAGACCCCGCGGTCTACCTCTGATGCGGGACAACTCTCTGATTTCGCGAAGGAACTCGGTCTCGATGTCGCGAAGTTCGAGGACTGCATGAAGAGCGGCAAGCACGCAGCTCGCATCGAAACGGATGTAAACGAAGTCGTCGCCGCTGGCGGTGGCGGCACTCCGCACTCCATCATGATCGTCGATGGCGAACAGGTGCCGATCGAAGGTGCACAGCCCTACGATGTCGTGAAGGGACTCATCGATTCGATGCTTTAG
- a CDS encoding ribonuclease H-like domain-containing protein → MRIVTFDIETTGNMGGAWKPTDLELTICCIHDSETDSYSSYLKEELPALWKILEHTDILVGYNSDHFDIPVLNKYYPGDLTKIRSLDLLKEISASLGRRVRLDSVAEGTLGTKKSGSGLQAIQWWKEGNIKKLREYCLKDVEITKKVYDYALANGSLKFKELGIKKEVKIDTSKWLSHAPAASLTKTLGF, encoded by the coding sequence ATGCGAATCGTAACGTTCGACATCGAGACGACCGGCAACATGGGCGGCGCGTGGAAGCCGACTGATCTCGAACTCACTATCTGCTGCATCCACGACTCCGAAACTGATTCCTATAGCTCGTATCTGAAAGAGGAATTACCGGCGCTCTGGAAAATCCTCGAGCACACCGACATCCTCGTCGGATACAACTCCGATCACTTCGATATCCCGGTGCTTAACAAGTACTATCCGGGCGATCTTACGAAGATCCGCTCGCTCGATCTTCTGAAAGAGATCTCCGCATCGCTCGGTCGCCGTGTCCGCTTGGATAGCGTCGCCGAAGGCACGCTCGGCACCAAGAAAAGCGGCTCAGGACTCCAAGCGATCCAATGGTGGAAGGAAGGCAATATCAAGAAATTGCGCGAGTACTGCCTCAAGGACGTGGAGATCACGAAGAAGGTCTACGATTACGCGCTTGCCAACGGTTCGCTGAAATTCAAAGAGCTCGGTATCAAGAAAGAAGTGAAGATCGATACCTCAAAGTGGCTGAGCCATGCCCCCGCAGCGTCGCTGACGAAAACTCTCGGGTTTTGA
- a CDS encoding histidine--tRNA ligase: protein MSKDKLSTDPYKGVRDFYPQDQFVQDYIFEHMSRTCELFGYEAYNASLLEPTDLYRSKTSEEIINEQSYTFTDRGEREVTLRPEMTPSLVRMISAKSREIPMPARWYSIGNFFRYERPQKGRLREFWQLNADIIGSSSIEADAEVIALAHAIMRSFGADERNFEIRVSDRRLLEAAYDEVGVAEEDRAATTRFLDRRAKMTDFDEKLAAQLGEHRASALVSFLDRTTSTAYLEQLHTMLRSMGVSNMIVDTKITRGFDYYTGMVFEVFDVSGENSRSLFGGGRYDNLMSLFGHDPIPCVGFGMGDVTMRDFLETHNLLPDYVPTSELMLCVVDPEAMGHAQKLAQDLRREDVAVTVNISGKKLGDQIRQADKMKVPFIIAVGEKERDSGQYTIKNLSSGHELTVAADRIAEHLFSSLG, encoded by the coding sequence ATGTCCAAAGACAAGCTCTCTACCGACCCCTACAAAGGTGTACGCGATTTCTACCCGCAGGACCAGTTCGTGCAGGATTACATCTTCGAACACATGTCCCGCACCTGCGAGCTGTTCGGCTACGAGGCTTACAATGCAAGCCTCTTAGAACCGACCGATCTCTATCGCTCGAAGACCAGTGAGGAGATCATCAACGAACAGAGCTACACCTTCACCGACCGAGGAGAACGCGAAGTGACCCTTCGCCCTGAGATGACGCCATCCTTGGTGCGTATGATCTCCGCAAAATCGCGGGAGATCCCGATGCCGGCACGTTGGTACTCCATCGGTAACTTCTTCCGTTACGAACGCCCGCAGAAAGGCCGCTTGCGCGAGTTCTGGCAGCTCAACGCCGACATCATCGGCTCCAGCTCCATCGAGGCGGATGCAGAAGTGATCGCGCTCGCACATGCCATCATGCGCAGCTTCGGTGCGGATGAACGCAATTTCGAGATCCGCGTCTCCGACCGAAGATTGCTCGAAGCAGCGTACGACGAAGTCGGTGTCGCTGAAGAAGACCGCGCTGCAACGACGCGCTTCCTTGATCGCCGCGCAAAGATGACGGACTTTGATGAAAAATTGGCTGCTCAGCTCGGCGAGCACCGCGCATCCGCGCTCGTGAGCTTCTTGGATCGCACCACCTCGACCGCCTATCTCGAACAGCTCCACACCATGCTCCGCTCCATGGGCGTCAGCAATATGATCGTCGATACCAAGATCACGCGGGGATTCGACTACTACACCGGTATGGTCTTCGAGGTCTTCGATGTCTCCGGCGAGAATTCACGCTCGCTTTTCGGTGGCGGCCGCTACGACAACCTCATGTCGCTGTTCGGTCACGACCCTATCCCGTGCGTCGGTTTCGGTATGGGAGATGTCACGATGCGCGACTTCCTGGAGACCCACAACCTTCTTCCGGATTACGTCCCGACGTCGGAACTGATGCTCTGCGTCGTCGATCCTGAAGCCATGGGTCATGCACAGAAGCTCGCACAGGACCTTCGTCGCGAAGATGTCGCCGTCACCGTGAACATCTCGGGCAAGAAGCTCGGCGATCAGATCCGCCAGGCCGACAAGATGAAAGTGCCATTCATCATCGCCGTGGGCGAGAAGGAGCGCGATAGCGGCCAGTACACCATCAAGAACCTCTCCAGCGGCCACGAACTCACCGTCGCAGCGGACCGCATCGCGGAACACCTCTTCTCTTCGTTGGGCTAG